aaataaaatattaacactctataattaattatatatataattagttaattatttaataaaattctAGACCTTAAGTTATTAGGATTGTAAACATTAGatttcaaaactatgtagttttatgCTAAAGAAATTCCAGATTAACATAATTcataaacataattaaaaagTTATTCACGAGCAAAGTTCATGAACATAATTAACATGCTTCTCTCGAGAAAAACTCATAAACAAACTCACAACCTTCACACAAACAAGAGGTTGAGGTCGAGCTCTTGTCAATTTTCTAACGAGTCGAACATGAGCAGAACAAAGCTCAACTCGATTATacccttataaaatataaaccCTAGATCATAAAAATATATGGcgtgttattaaataattagtCCAGTGCACGAATCACATAGTTTGTCGGTCGTATAGTATATATAATTTCTCCATATTTTAAAACCTAAGATTTGTAACTTAAAGTTGGCATAACACTCATTTTACCTGTAAACTAAAACTTCAAATTCAATTAAGAtcttaaattatcaaaataatcaattagattcctgaactaagcaaaaatcatcgaTTGAGTCCTCatcctatcctaaaatcagaaattgtGATTATTTGATATGGACTGTAATGATCTCCATATTAGATCAAAATAAGTTTGGAAAAGAGGATCTGAAACTGTTGaaccgaatgattttcaatGAGGACTTCAtcgatgatttttgcttaaggTATGAACTCAATTAATGATAGTTGAAGATCCTAAACAAAGCCAAATGGATATGTTATTTCCTTTAAAGTTTAAGGTTTCTATTTTATGGTCTAGAGTTTATTATATTTTAGAATCTAGAATTTTTGATGTAATccaacaaaaatatttaattaataacaAAGTATTATCTCATTAGTTAAGGtgtgaaatgaaatgaaattatTGTTGCTTCGACGACcatattataaaattacacatctaattaattaagtcaaatattagggtaaataatttattagtctccatctttttacctaatacattgtttagtccctttattttaaaaaacacattataaggctctaacttttgtcaatattaaccttttggttccttttgtctattttttttagatttttgaccgaacatatcttagctttcaagACAGCTATAGCACAATACAAAATGACCATGTTACTTTGTTATTTTCCATCTatctgtttatgccaaatataaccgttaaaagtctaaaaaaaaatagacagagTGACCAAATGGTTGACCGTCACAAAAGATaaggatcttataatgtgtttttcaaaatagggagactaaacagtgtgttaggtaaaatgtaggggactaataaattatttaccctaacaTTTACTatttagattagaaataaatagaAGTTCACATATGCATTCATTGCACTTTCAGACACTTTCAAACACTTTCAAACACTTTCAAATGGAGCTGCTGCAAATCCCCTCTTTTCCAATCATCTTCTGCTCTCTCCTTATCTTGATTATACTAAAAATAGGAAGAAAAACACAGAATCAGAACTCGAATCCTCCTCCGGGACCATGGAAGTTTCCGATTTTAGGTAATCTTCTTCATTTATTACTCAGTTCTGATCTAACTCATCAACGTTTTAGAGCTTTAGCCCTAATCTATGGGCCTGTTATGAGTATTCAACTTGGTCAAGTTCCAGCAATTGTAATTTCTTCAGCTGAAGCAGCCAAAGAAGTTATGAAAACTCAGGCTGAATCATTCGCGGAACGCCCTCTCGTGTTGGATGCGCAGATCGTGATGTACGATCGCCACGATATCTTGTTTGGTTCATATGGAGATCATTGGAGACAGATGAGGAAAATTTGGATACTTGAATTTCTCAGCGCGAAACGAGTTCAATGTTCTAGGTTAATCCGGGAGGAAGAGGTTTTGGATGCGATGAAATTCCTCCGTTCGAAAGGCGGATCGCCGGTGAATCTTACCAAGATCATATTTGAGTTTACAAATTCTATCATGATAAGAACTGCTGTTGGTAAGAATTGCAAGCAAAAAGAAAGATTGTTGAGTATTGCCGACGGAGTTAACGAGACTGCGACGAGTTTTGGCGTCGCGGATGCTTTTCCGACGTGGAAATTACTTCATTATATTAGTGGAGTTAGGTCAAAACCGCAGAGTTTACATGAGGAGACAGATCAAATACTTGAAGAGATTATTAGTGAACATAAAGCTAAGAAATTtttggaatctgataatctttTGGATGTTCTTTTGAATCTACAGAAAAATGGAAATCTTCAAGTTCCATTGACTAATGAAAGCATCAAAGCATCCATTCTGGTTAGTATGTATTTTACTTATTgtctagtaaaaaaaaattaaactgatAGATAAGACCgaaaaattacatttatatcCTTACATATAAATGTTCATTGAGCTTGAAACgtatgtaattaaaaaaataaggtGACTTGAACCGTTTAGACCGTTAAAATCAAGGATTTGTTACGATTTCCCCACCTATAGGTTCCTTGGGCGTGTTTTGATTCCTT
The DNA window shown above is from Euphorbia lathyris chromosome 1, ddEupLath1.1, whole genome shotgun sequence and carries:
- the LOC136220753 gene encoding cytochrome P450 726A27-like isoform X1, which produces MELLQIPSFPIIFCSLLILIILKIGRKTQNQNSNPPPGPWKFPILGNLLHLLLSSDLTHQRFRALALIYGPVMSIQLGQVPAIVISSAEAAKEVMKTQAESFAERPLVLDAQIVMYDRHDILFGSYGDHWRQMRKIWILEFLSAKRVQCSRLIREEEVLDAMKFLRSKGGSPVNLTKIIFEFTNSIMIRTAVGKNCKQKERLLSIADGVNETATSFGVADAFPTWKLLHYISGVRSKPQSLHEETDQILEEIISEHKAKKFLESDNLLDVLLNLQKNGNLQVPLTNESIKASILQMYTVGSETTSKVTEWAMAELMKNPKEMRKAQEEVRRVFGEKGKVEESTFQDLKFFKLVVKETLRLHPPGALIPRECRERTQIDGYDIHPKTRIIVNAWAIGRDSNTWKEAEKFYPERFEDCAFDYKGTTFELIPFGAGKRICPGMTLGITNLELFLANLLYHFDWKLADEITPETLDMFEDVGGAVRKKIDLKLIPIPYQVSLDSKNS
- the LOC136220753 gene encoding cytochrome P450 726A27-like isoform X2, with the protein product MELLQIPSFPIIFCSLLILIILKIGRKTQNQNSNPPPGPWKFPILGNLLHLLLSSDLTHQRFRALALIYGPVMSIQLGQVPAIVISSAEAAKEVMKTQAESFAERPLVLDAQIVMYDRHDILFGSYGDHWRQMRKIWILEFLSAKRVQCSRLIREEEVLDAMKFLRSKGGSPVNLTKIIFEFTNSIMIRTAVGKNCKQKERLLSIADGVNETATSFGVADAFPTWKLLHYISGVRSKPQSLHEETDQILEEIISEHKAKKFLESDNLLDVLLNLQKNGNLQVPLTNESIKASILQMYTVGSETTSKVTEWAMAELMKNPKEMRKAQEEVRRVFGEKGKVEESTFQDLKFFKLVVKETLRLHPPGALIPRECRERTQIDGYDIHPKTRIIVNAWAIGRDSNTWKEAEKFYPERFEDCAFDYKGTTFELIPFGAGKRICPGMTLDVGGAVRKKIDLKLIPIPYQVSLDSKNS
- the LOC136220753 gene encoding cytochrome P450 726A27-like isoform X3; translated protein: MELLQIPSFPIIFCSLLILIILKIGRKTQNQNSNPPPGPWKFPILGNLLHLLLSSDLTHQRFRALALIYGPVMSIQLGQVPAIVISSAEAAKEVMKTQAESFAERPLVLDAQIVMYDRHDILFGSYGDHWRQMRKIWILEFLSAKRVQCSRLIREEEVLDAMKFLRSKGGSPVNLTKIIFEFTNSIMIRTAVGKNCKQKERLLSIADGVNETATSFGVADAFPTWKLLHYISGVRSKPQSLHEETDQILEEIISEHKAKKFLESDNLLDVLLNLQKNGNLQVPLTNESIKASILQMYTVGSETTSKVTEWAMAELMKNPKEMRKAQEEVRRVFGEKGKVEESTFQDLKFFKLVVKETLRLHPPGALIPRECRERTQIDGYDIHPKTRIIVNAWAIGRDSNTWKEAEKFYPERFEDCAFDYKGTTFELIPFGAGKRICPGMTLEAALQGALWSAQ